A stretch of Lysinibacillus agricola DNA encodes these proteins:
- the smc gene encoding chromosome segregation protein SMC: MFLKRLEVIGFKSFAERIGIDFVPGVTAVVGPNGSGKSNVTDAIRWVLGEQSAKSLRGAKMEDVIFAGSDSRKPLNFAEVTLILDNTDEQLAFSYTEVSVTRRVYRSGDSEYLLNNQQCRLKDITDLFMDSGLGKEAFSIISQGRVDEILNSRPDDRRSIFEEAAGVLKYKLRKKKAEHKLVETDENLYRVLDILHELDSRLEPLEIQASSARDYVQMSTELKDFDIAILVHDLKNCAQSLHALKAEYTELYETEQKQAHNISSIEKQTASIRKLLKELDDYLDTTQAEFVNATMEVERWDGRKALMAEKRQNASNQLLQLNTALQEAKDEVEALIVQEQEKKEVFAEKQQEVSELKQSIKQLEQSLNRSVSEIEQEIEEQKNHYIDSLNEEATVKNELKNIEQQLAQQKAMATRMSDQTDEFGQELAQILVEKEKLVVAHTTTTNELQGKLEQYETLQIQLKNVNASFNEKQDMLYKAYQHQQQLKARKDTLAELEADFSGFFHGVKEVLLARDKGELAGIEGAVAELIQVDGKYSQAIETALGAASQHIVTTDERYAQQAIHWLKQKRAGRATFLPKSVMKSRKINLSMIQLATEHPAFVQMADALVTFDENNRTIVENLLGNVIVASSLEGASQIARLCGFRYRVVTLEGDIVNAGGSLTGGSVKQQSSLFTRKAELDGLIVKLESLEASIYSAEQAVTTEKEKLAILRDKVEQLKLDGEQLRKDEMQQASRIRELEVVEKSLSARVSFASNETQDVKTREEALLAQREAATERLTALATELLEINETVEQLSKVKLQSETEKDVLREQSAEKRSQLAVMQEQMSQVQIATAELALQLNKARQKVDNISQEIIWLQSDESTKLLSDEEVDEQVATWKARRDSLQDTISQKKDEKVAQQQELTTLEEQLKELQRTHKGYLEAIRANELKRSRVEFEINNFNEQLEENYQLAFDEAEELALAIEDEEHMRRRVKLLKKSIEELGPVNLSSIEEYDRVLERHSFLTEQREDLLAAQETLHEAIKEMDEEMTLRFSETFYAIREQFKRVFRELFGGGQADLVLLDPQNLLETGIEIVAQPPGKKLQNLSLLSGGERALTAIALLFSILNIRPVPFCILDEVEAALDEANVVRYSQYLKKFSRNTQFIVITHRKGTMEGADVLYGITMQESGVSKLVSVKLEDEPVLAEQRSEQA; the protein is encoded by the coding sequence ATGTTCCTAAAACGACTCGAAGTGATTGGCTTTAAATCTTTTGCGGAGCGCATTGGAATTGATTTTGTGCCCGGCGTTACAGCGGTTGTTGGGCCAAATGGCAGTGGAAAAAGTAATGTCACTGATGCTATTCGTTGGGTACTTGGGGAGCAATCGGCAAAGTCGTTACGTGGGGCAAAGATGGAGGATGTTATTTTTGCTGGGAGTGACTCACGTAAGCCACTAAACTTTGCAGAGGTAACATTAATTTTAGATAACACAGATGAACAGCTTGCTTTTTCCTATACAGAAGTCAGCGTAACAAGACGCGTATACCGTTCAGGAGATAGTGAATATTTATTAAATAACCAGCAGTGTCGCCTGAAGGATATTACGGACTTGTTTATGGACTCAGGACTTGGGAAAGAAGCCTTCTCCATTATTTCACAAGGCCGTGTCGATGAAATTTTAAATAGCCGACCTGATGACCGTCGTTCGATTTTTGAAGAGGCAGCTGGCGTGTTAAAGTATAAATTAAGAAAGAAAAAAGCAGAGCATAAGCTTGTTGAAACAGATGAAAATTTGTATCGTGTTTTAGATATTTTACATGAACTAGACAGTCGTCTGGAGCCGCTAGAAATTCAAGCATCAAGTGCAAGAGATTATGTGCAAATGTCAACAGAGTTAAAGGATTTTGATATCGCCATCCTTGTGCACGATTTAAAAAATTGTGCACAATCTTTGCATGCACTGAAAGCTGAGTACACAGAGCTATATGAAACAGAGCAAAAACAAGCGCATAATATCTCTTCAATAGAAAAGCAAACTGCAAGCATTCGTAAGCTTTTAAAAGAGCTAGATGACTATTTGGATACTACTCAGGCTGAGTTTGTTAATGCGACGATGGAGGTAGAGCGTTGGGATGGTCGTAAAGCATTAATGGCTGAAAAGCGACAAAATGCTTCTAATCAACTACTTCAATTGAATACAGCATTACAAGAAGCAAAAGATGAGGTCGAGGCTCTCATAGTTCAAGAGCAAGAGAAAAAAGAAGTGTTCGCTGAAAAACAGCAAGAGGTATCAGAGCTAAAACAAAGCATCAAGCAATTAGAACAATCTTTAAATCGCTCTGTTTCTGAAATTGAACAAGAAATTGAAGAACAAAAAAACCACTATATCGACTCCTTAAACGAAGAAGCAACAGTTAAAAATGAATTGAAAAATATTGAACAACAATTAGCACAACAAAAAGCGATGGCGACACGAATGTCAGACCAAACTGATGAATTTGGTCAGGAGCTTGCACAAATTCTTGTGGAAAAAGAAAAGCTAGTTGTTGCTCACACTACAACAACTAACGAATTGCAGGGAAAACTTGAGCAATACGAAACATTGCAAATACAGCTTAAGAACGTCAATGCATCGTTTAATGAAAAGCAAGACATGCTTTATAAGGCTTATCAGCATCAGCAGCAACTGAAGGCTAGAAAAGATACGCTAGCTGAGCTTGAAGCAGATTTCTCTGGGTTCTTCCATGGAGTAAAAGAAGTATTATTAGCGCGTGATAAAGGTGAATTAGCTGGAATTGAAGGAGCTGTTGCTGAGTTAATCCAAGTAGATGGAAAATATTCCCAGGCTATTGAAACAGCATTAGGGGCAGCCTCTCAACATATTGTGACAACCGATGAACGATATGCTCAACAGGCAATTCATTGGTTAAAACAAAAGAGAGCTGGACGCGCGACGTTTTTACCCAAATCAGTCATGAAGTCACGTAAAATCAATCTATCTATGATTCAACTAGCTACTGAGCATCCAGCATTTGTCCAAATGGCTGATGCACTTGTTACGTTCGATGAAAACAACCGCACAATTGTCGAAAACCTTCTTGGCAATGTAATCGTTGCATCAAGTTTAGAAGGTGCAAGCCAAATTGCTCGATTATGTGGTTTTCGATATCGTGTCGTAACACTTGAAGGTGATATCGTCAATGCAGGCGGTTCGTTAACAGGTGGTTCTGTGAAGCAACAATCTTCACTCTTTACTAGAAAAGCGGAATTAGATGGTTTAATAGTAAAGCTAGAATCGTTAGAAGCATCCATTTATAGTGCTGAACAGGCTGTCACAACTGAAAAAGAGAAGCTTGCAATATTGCGAGACAAAGTAGAGCAATTGAAGCTTGATGGAGAGCAACTACGAAAAGATGAAATGCAGCAGGCGAGTCGTATTCGCGAGCTAGAGGTTGTCGAGAAAAGCTTATCTGCACGAGTATCTTTTGCTTCTAATGAAACACAAGATGTAAAAACACGCGAAGAAGCATTGTTAGCTCAAAGGGAAGCGGCTACAGAGCGTTTAACGGCACTAGCAACAGAACTGTTAGAAATTAATGAAACAGTGGAACAACTAAGTAAGGTGAAGTTACAAAGCGAAACAGAGAAGGATGTACTTCGTGAGCAATCCGCAGAAAAACGCTCGCAGTTAGCAGTTATGCAGGAGCAAATGTCACAAGTGCAAATTGCTACTGCAGAGTTAGCCCTACAATTGAACAAAGCTCGTCAAAAAGTTGACAATATTTCTCAGGAAATAATCTGGCTTCAATCTGATGAATCGACAAAACTTTTAAGTGATGAAGAAGTTGATGAGCAGGTTGCTACGTGGAAAGCGAGAAGAGATTCACTGCAGGATACTATTTCACAGAAAAAAGATGAAAAAGTAGCACAACAACAAGAGCTTACTACTTTAGAAGAACAGCTGAAGGAATTGCAACGTACACATAAAGGCTATCTTGAAGCAATACGTGCAAATGAATTGAAGCGAAGTCGCGTAGAATTTGAGATAAATAATTTCAATGAACAGCTAGAAGAAAACTATCAGCTAGCATTTGATGAGGCTGAGGAGTTAGCCCTTGCAATTGAAGATGAAGAGCATATGCGACGTCGAGTGAAACTGCTGAAGAAATCGATAGAGGAGCTAGGTCCTGTTAATTTGAGTTCCATTGAGGAATACGATCGTGTACTTGAACGCCATTCATTCTTAACTGAGCAGCGGGAGGATTTACTTGCTGCACAGGAAACATTGCATGAGGCTATTAAAGAGATGGATGAGGAAATGACGCTTCGATTTAGCGAAACCTTCTATGCTATTCGAGAGCAATTTAAACGTGTATTCCGTGAATTGTTTGGTGGAGGACAGGCAGATTTAGTGTTATTGGACCCTCAAAATCTGCTAGAAACGGGTATAGAAATCGTAGCACAACCACCAGGGAAAAAATTACAAAACCTAAGTTTACTTTCAGGTGGTGAACGTGCACTTACTGCAATCGCTTTATTATTCTCCATCTTAAATATACGACCTGTACCATTTTGTATTCTCGATGAGGTAGAGGCGGCTTTAGATGAGGCAAATGTCGTTCGATATAGCCAATATTTGAAGAAATTTAGCCGTAATACGCAATTTATTGTGATCACACATCGTAAAGGGACGATGGAGGGAGCGGATGTCTTGTATGGTATTACAATGCAGGAATCAGGCGTGTCTAAACTTGTATCAGTAAAATTAGAAGATGAACCCGTACTTGCGGAGCAAAGGAGCGAACAAGCATGA
- the ftsY gene encoding signal recognition particle-docking protein FtsY — translation MSFFKRLKDKLVGNPVEEEKVVESTEEEAAEQKQDEATEPAQIEEIEEIVDEVEKVEEVSVTESSIETEIPEEKEDQEQLEQQEVQEVAIAEEPVEEKKPSAWSITQKFKAGLEKTRNSFTSKVNDLVARYRKVDEDFFEELEDLLLQADVGFETVMELMDKLRFEVQRKNIKDTNGIQTLISEKLVEIYEQGEEDLIELNMQPEGELTVILFVGVNGVGKTTTIGKLAHRLKSQGKTVVLAAGDTFRAGAIDQLQVWGDRVGCEVIKQSEGSDPAAVMYDAIRAAKNRKADVLICDTAGRLQNKVNLMNELEKVHRVISREIPNAPHEVLLALDATTGQNALVQAQTFKEVTNVTGIVLTKLDGTAKGGIVLAIRNKLHIPVKFIGLGEKMDDLQPFDAERYVYGLFADGLDKELQNNED, via the coding sequence ATGAGTTTTTTTAAACGTTTAAAAGATAAGTTGGTAGGCAACCCGGTCGAGGAAGAAAAAGTAGTAGAGAGTACGGAAGAAGAAGCTGCTGAACAGAAGCAAGACGAAGCAACAGAGCCTGCTCAAATTGAAGAAATTGAAGAAATTGTAGATGAAGTTGAAAAAGTAGAGGAAGTTTCTGTAACGGAAAGTTCAATTGAAACCGAAATTCCTGAAGAAAAAGAAGATCAAGAACAACTAGAGCAACAAGAAGTGCAAGAGGTTGCGATAGCAGAAGAACCAGTAGAGGAGAAAAAACCTTCTGCATGGTCTATTACACAAAAGTTCAAGGCTGGACTGGAAAAAACGCGTAATTCATTTACTTCAAAAGTGAATGATCTAGTTGCTCGCTATCGAAAAGTGGACGAAGATTTCTTTGAAGAATTAGAAGACTTATTATTACAGGCAGACGTTGGCTTTGAAACAGTAATGGAGCTAATGGACAAATTACGCTTCGAGGTTCAGCGTAAAAATATAAAAGATACAAACGGAATTCAAACGCTTATTTCTGAAAAACTTGTGGAAATTTATGAGCAAGGAGAAGAAGATTTAATCGAACTGAATATGCAACCTGAAGGTGAGCTTACTGTCATTTTATTCGTTGGGGTAAACGGTGTTGGGAAAACGACTACCATCGGTAAACTTGCTCATCGTCTAAAATCACAAGGTAAAACAGTTGTTTTAGCGGCAGGTGATACTTTCCGTGCTGGTGCCATCGACCAATTACAAGTTTGGGGAGACCGTGTTGGTTGTGAAGTGATTAAACAATCAGAAGGCTCTGATCCAGCAGCGGTTATGTATGATGCAATTCGCGCGGCGAAAAACCGTAAAGCGGATGTGTTAATTTGTGATACAGCAGGACGTCTACAAAACAAAGTGAACTTAATGAATGAACTTGAAAAAGTTCATCGTGTAATTTCTCGAGAGATACCAAATGCTCCGCATGAAGTACTATTAGCATTAGATGCAACAACAGGTCAAAATGCACTTGTTCAAGCACAAACATTTAAAGAGGTTACAAATGTAACAGGAATTGTCTTAACAAAACTTGACGGTACTGCAAAAGGTGGTATTGTCCTTGCCATTCGCAACAAACTACACATTCCAGTGAAGTTTATTGGTCTTGGTGAAAAAATGGACGATTTACAGCCATTTGATGCAGAGCGTTATGTGTATGGATTATTTGCGGATGGTTTAGATAAAGAATTACAAAATAATGAGGATTAG
- a CDS encoding putative DNA-binding protein: MLLEKTTRMNFLFDFYQALLTDKQRSYMELYYLDDHSLGEIAESYGVSRQAVYDNIRRTEAMLEEYEEKLCLLEKFQQRTQMLAQLTTGITEQSMTVEVQLALIEQLKEWD; this comes from the coding sequence ATGCTACTTGAAAAAACAACACGCATGAACTTTCTCTTCGACTTTTATCAAGCATTATTAACAGATAAGCAACGAAGTTATATGGAGCTATATTATTTAGATGATCACTCGCTTGGAGAGATTGCTGAATCATATGGAGTTTCACGCCAAGCTGTTTATGATAATATCCGTCGAACAGAAGCGATGCTTGAAGAATATGAAGAAAAACTATGTTTATTGGAAAAATTTCAACAACGTACACAAATGCTTGCGCAGCTAACAACAGGGATCACGGAACAAAGTATGACAGTTGAAGTGCAATTGGCGCTTATAGAACAGTTGAAAGAATGGGATTAG
- the ffh gene encoding signal recognition particle protein, producing the protein MAFEGLAERLQGTIQKIKGKGKVSEQDVKEMMREVRFALIEADVNLKVVKEFVKKVSERAVGVEVMQSLTPGQQVIKIVQDELTELMGGEQSPIKFNTKPPTVIMMVGLQGAGKTTTTGKLANVLRKKYNRKPLLVAADVYRPAAVQQLQTLGKQLSLPVFALGTDVSPVEIARQAIELAKEEHHDVVIIDTAGRLHIDEDLMQELKDIRALKEPDEVFLVVDAMTGQDAVNVAESFNEAIGITGVVLTKLDGDTRGGAALSIRSVTQKPIKFVGMGEKLDALEPFHPERMASRILGMGDVLSLIEKAQANVDEAKAKELEEKFKTQSFTFDDFVEQLQQVKKMGPLEDILKMLPGAGKIKGLDNVKVDDKQMGRVEAIIYSMTPAEKTNPEIINGSRKKRIANGSGTSIQEVNRLLKQFDEMKKMMKQMTGMASGKGKKKMKMPGFDSLFK; encoded by the coding sequence ATGGCTTTTGAAGGATTAGCGGAGCGACTCCAAGGAACGATCCAAAAGATTAAAGGTAAAGGAAAAGTATCGGAACAAGACGTTAAAGAAATGATGCGAGAGGTCCGATTTGCTTTAATCGAGGCGGATGTTAACTTAAAAGTAGTCAAAGAATTCGTTAAAAAGGTCAGTGAACGTGCTGTCGGTGTAGAAGTTATGCAAAGCTTAACACCCGGTCAGCAGGTTATTAAAATCGTACAAGACGAATTAACAGAATTAATGGGTGGCGAGCAAAGCCCAATCAAATTTAATACAAAGCCACCAACTGTTATTATGATGGTCGGCTTACAAGGTGCAGGGAAAACGACAACTACAGGTAAATTGGCAAATGTGCTACGTAAAAAATATAATCGTAAGCCATTACTAGTTGCTGCAGACGTTTATCGTCCAGCGGCTGTTCAGCAGTTACAAACGTTAGGAAAGCAGTTATCCTTACCTGTTTTTGCGTTAGGAACGGATGTATCTCCAGTAGAAATTGCACGTCAGGCAATTGAATTGGCGAAAGAAGAGCATCATGATGTCGTTATTATCGATACAGCTGGTCGCTTGCATATCGATGAAGATTTAATGCAAGAATTAAAAGATATTCGTGCACTAAAAGAGCCGGATGAAGTGTTCCTAGTTGTAGATGCTATGACAGGTCAGGATGCTGTCAACGTGGCAGAAAGCTTTAATGAAGCAATCGGCATTACAGGGGTTGTTTTAACAAAGCTTGATGGTGATACACGTGGTGGTGCTGCATTATCAATTCGTTCAGTAACACAGAAGCCGATTAAGTTTGTCGGGATGGGCGAAAAATTGGATGCACTCGAACCATTCCATCCAGAGCGTATGGCGTCTCGTATATTAGGGATGGGCGACGTTCTATCGCTTATTGAAAAGGCTCAGGCAAACGTTGATGAAGCAAAGGCTAAAGAACTAGAGGAAAAATTTAAAACTCAGAGCTTTACATTTGATGATTTTGTTGAGCAATTGCAGCAAGTAAAGAAAATGGGTCCGCTTGAGGATATTTTAAAAATGTTACCAGGTGCTGGCAAAATCAAAGGCTTAGACAATGTTAAAGTGGATGATAAGCAAATGGGTCGCGTAGAAGCGATTATTTACTCGATGACACCTGCTGAAAAGACGAATCCAGAAATTATTAACGGTAGCCGTAAAAAGCGCATAGCGAATGGTTCTGGGACTTCGATTCAAGAGGTGAATCGTCTATTAAAACAATTTGATGAAATGAAGAAAATGATGAAGCAAATGACAGGCATGGCGAGTGGTAAAGGAAAGAAAAAGATGAAAATGCCAGGCTTTGATTCATTGTTTAAATAA
- the rpsP gene encoding 30S ribosomal protein S16, giving the protein MAVKIRLKRMGAKKSPFYRIVVADARSPRDGRQIETVGTYNPLTQPATVNIDEEKALKWLADGAKPSDTVRNLFSEQGIMEKFHNQKFSK; this is encoded by the coding sequence ATGGCAGTTAAAATTCGCTTAAAACGTATGGGAGCTAAAAAATCTCCTTTCTATCGTATCGTAGTTGCAGACGCTCGTTCACCACGTGACGGTCGTCAAATCGAAACAGTTGGTACTTACAACCCACTAACTCAACCAGCTACTGTAAACATCGATGAAGAGAAAGCTCTTAAATGGTTAGCTGACGGTGCAAAACCATCAGATACAGTGCGTAACTTGTTCTCAGAACAAGGTATCATGGAAAAATTCCATAACCAAAAATTCAGTAAATAA
- a CDS encoding KH domain-containing protein, whose amino-acid sequence MKQLIEAIVLPLVDYPEEVRIETDENANRIVYKLFVHPEDRGKVIGKQGRVAKAIRTIVYSAAGSHHQKKTYVDILD is encoded by the coding sequence TTGAAGCAGCTGATTGAAGCAATCGTTTTACCGTTAGTCGATTATCCAGAAGAAGTTCGTATAGAGACGGATGAAAATGCAAATCGAATTGTTTATAAACTTTTTGTTCATCCAGAGGATCGAGGGAAAGTCATAGGCAAACAAGGGCGAGTAGCGAAAGCGATTCGTACAATTGTTTATTCAGCGGCGGGTAGTCACCATCAAAAAAAGACCTACGTCGATATATTGGATTGA
- the rimM gene encoding ribosome maturation factor RimM (Essential for efficient processing of 16S rRNA) — translation MEWFNVGRIVNTHGIRGEVRILSTTDFEEERFAVGNKLAAFKKDDKKPTWVTIESVRRHKNFILLTFEGMHNINLVEPFKEGMLKVTKDQMSDNLLEENEFFFHEIIGCTIVSEEGETIGAVTDILQTGANDVWVVKGAKKEHYIPYIEDIVKEIDVDEKKIVIHVMEGLL, via the coding sequence ATGGAATGGTTTAATGTAGGTCGTATTGTCAATACGCATGGTATTCGTGGTGAGGTGCGTATATTATCAACAACAGATTTTGAAGAAGAGCGCTTCGCAGTAGGAAATAAGCTTGCGGCGTTTAAAAAAGACGATAAAAAGCCAACGTGGGTAACAATTGAATCAGTGCGTCGTCATAAAAACTTTATTTTATTAACTTTTGAAGGAATGCATAACATCAACTTGGTTGAGCCTTTCAAAGAAGGCATGCTCAAAGTTACGAAAGATCAAATGTCAGATAATTTATTAGAGGAAAATGAATTTTTCTTCCATGAAATAATTGGCTGTACAATTGTTTCTGAAGAAGGCGAAACAATCGGAGCAGTGACCGACATTCTTCAAACAGGAGCAAATGATGTTTGGGTAGTCAAGGGCGCTAAAAAAGAACATTATATCCCGTATATCGAAGACATCGTCAAGGAAATTGATGTTGATGAGAAGAAAATTGTGATACACGTAATGGAAGGCCTGCTATGA
- the trmD gene encoding tRNA (guanosine(37)-N1)-methyltransferase TrmD, translated as MNIHVLSLFPDMFAGVFGASILKKAQEKGAVKLEVTDIRGFSGNKHNQVDDYPYGGGAGMVLKPEPMFSAVESITEGRNPRIILMCPQGERFTQKKAEELAQEKELVFLCGHYEGYDERIRQHLVTDEISIGDFVLTGGELGAMTVIDSVVRLLPGVLGQEDSHIQDSFSTGLLEHPHYTRPAEFRGMKVPDILLSGNHAKIEQWREEESLKRTFERRPDLLENYPLTDKQKLYVEKLEKQQ; from the coding sequence ATGAATATTCATGTGTTAAGTTTATTTCCTGATATGTTTGCAGGCGTCTTTGGTGCATCCATATTAAAGAAAGCACAGGAAAAAGGTGCTGTAAAGCTAGAAGTAACTGATATTCGTGGATTTTCGGGTAACAAGCATAATCAAGTAGACGATTATCCGTATGGTGGTGGCGCGGGAATGGTATTAAAACCAGAGCCGATGTTTAGCGCTGTCGAGTCCATTACTGAAGGAAGAAATCCTCGTATCATTTTGATGTGTCCACAAGGTGAGCGTTTTACTCAAAAAAAGGCAGAAGAGCTAGCGCAAGAAAAAGAACTAGTATTTTTATGTGGTCATTATGAAGGTTATGATGAACGCATTCGTCAGCATCTTGTTACAGACGAGATTTCAATTGGAGATTTCGTATTAACTGGTGGAGAGCTAGGGGCTATGACGGTTATAGATAGCGTTGTACGACTTCTGCCGGGGGTTTTAGGACAAGAGGATTCCCATATACAAGATTCGTTCTCAACAGGTCTTTTAGAGCACCCACATTATACACGACCTGCTGAATTTCGTGGAATGAAAGTACCTGATATTTTACTATCGGGTAATCATGCAAAGATTGAGCAATGGCGTGAGGAAGAATCTTTGAAAAGAACATTCGAACGTCGTCCAGATCTACTCGAGAATTATCCGTTAACCGATAAGCAAAAATTGTATGTAGAAAAACTTGAAAAACAACAATAA
- the rplS gene encoding 50S ribosomal protein L19: MSNIIAEITKAQLRTDLPTFRPGDTVKVHVKVVEGTRERIQVYEGVVIKRRGGGISETFTVRKISYGVGVERTFPVHTPKIANLEVVRRGKVRRAKLYYLRNLRGKAARIKEIR; encoded by the coding sequence ATGTCAAACATTATTGCAGAAATTACAAAAGCTCAGCTTCGCACTGATCTACCAACTTTCCGTCCTGGTGATACTGTTAAGGTACACGTGAAAGTAGTAGAGGGTACTCGTGAACGTATCCAAGTATACGAAGGTGTAGTAATTAAACGTCGTGGTGGCGGAATTAGCGAAACTTTCACAGTTCGTAAAATTTCTTATGGTGTAGGTGTTGAACGTACATTCCCTGTACACACACCAAAAATCGCTAACTTAGAAGTTGTACGTCGTGGTAAAGTACGTCGTGCTAAACTTTACTACCTACGTAACTTACGTGGTAAAGCTGCTCGTATTAAAGAAATTCGATAA
- the lepB gene encoding signal peptidase I, protein MEKQVKEKNELWEWTKALLIAFAIAAIIRYFLFTPIAVDGESMMPTLEDGDRMIVNKIGYKIGEPKRFDIVVFHAPEQKNYIKRVIGLPGDTLEYKNDQLYINGEPLDEPYLDAYKSQITEGTLTEDFTLKDIDVKLDVIPEGYVFVMGDNRRYSRDSRDIGIVDQKEIIGNTSLIFWPFSDIKIVK, encoded by the coding sequence ATGGAAAAACAAGTGAAGGAAAAGAATGAACTATGGGAATGGACTAAGGCACTTCTAATTGCATTTGCGATTGCAGCAATTATTCGTTATTTTTTATTTACACCCATTGCAGTAGATGGCGAGTCCATGATGCCAACCCTTGAAGATGGTGACCGTATGATCGTGAATAAAATTGGTTATAAAATAGGTGAACCAAAACGCTTTGATATTGTTGTGTTTCACGCTCCAGAGCAGAAAAACTATATTAAACGTGTTATTGGACTACCAGGAGATACATTGGAATATAAAAATGATCAATTATACATTAACGGTGAACCGCTAGATGAGCCTTATTTAGATGCCTACAAATCACAAATTACAGAAGGTACATTAACAGAGGATTTTACATTAAAAGACATTGATGTAAAACTCGATGTAATTCCAGAGGGCTATGTTTTCGTTATGGGAGACAATCGTCGATACAGTAGGGACAGTCGTGATATTGGTATCGTCGATCAAAAAGAGATTATTGGTAATACAAGTCTGATTTTCTGGCCGTTTAGTGATATTAAAATTGTAAAGTAA
- the ylqF gene encoding ribosome biogenesis GTPase YlqF, whose translation MTIQWFPGHMAKARREVTEKLKLVDIIFELIDARLPLSSRNPMIDEVINQKPRLLILNKADMADEQETRKWVEYFAQRGHKAVAINSLEGKGLQQVTKAAQEILKEKFERMKARGMKPRAIRAMIVGIPNVGKSTLINRLAKKNIAKTGNTPGVTKAQQWIKVGKELELLDTPGILWPKFEDQEVGYKLALTGAIKDTITNMEDLAVYGLRFLSIHYPARMEERYGFQFVHEDLVETFDHIGKLRRVFGPGGEIDYDQVAQLIVRDIRGLQLGKLTFDFVDEQLEKETEQQ comes from the coding sequence ATGACTATACAATGGTTTCCAGGGCATATGGCGAAGGCCCGAAGAGAAGTAACAGAAAAATTAAAGCTCGTTGATATTATTTTTGAATTAATAGATGCACGTTTACCTCTATCTTCGCGTAATCCGATGATAGACGAAGTGATCAATCAAAAACCGCGTCTCCTTATCTTAAATAAGGCAGATATGGCAGATGAGCAGGAAACACGTAAGTGGGTAGAGTACTTTGCACAACGTGGTCATAAGGCAGTAGCAATTAATTCTCTTGAAGGTAAAGGATTACAGCAGGTTACAAAGGCTGCCCAAGAAATATTAAAAGAAAAATTTGAGCGTATGAAGGCGCGTGGGATGAAGCCAAGAGCCATTCGCGCAATGATTGTTGGAATTCCAAACGTAGGGAAATCAACGCTGATTAACCGACTAGCGAAGAAAAATATCGCAAAAACAGGGAATACTCCAGGGGTAACTAAGGCTCAGCAATGGATAAAGGTTGGTAAGGAGCTTGAATTACTCGATACACCAGGTATTTTATGGCCGAAGTTTGAAGATCAGGAAGTAGGTTACAAATTAGCCTTAACAGGAGCTATAAAGGATACTATAACAAATATGGAGGATTTAGCTGTATATGGTCTACGCTTTTTATCCATTCATTATCCGGCACGAATGGAAGAACGCTATGGCTTCCAGTTTGTACATGAAGATTTAGTTGAGACTTTCGACCATATCGGTAAACTTCGTCGTGTGTTCGGTCCTGGTGGAGAAATCGATTATGATCAAGTAGCTCAACTAATCGTTCGAGATATTCGTGGTTTACAATTAGGTAAACTAACATTTGATTTTGTTGACGAACAACTTGAAAAAGAAACAGAGCAGCAATAA